One window of the Salvia miltiorrhiza cultivar Shanhuang (shh) chromosome 6, IMPLAD_Smil_shh, whole genome shotgun sequence genome contains the following:
- the LOC130989245 gene encoding mechanosensitive ion channel protein 6-like, which produces MDLSPSRRKSSKSFMHGRKISLTDEDLLYEEQPILSDHRRDSTEIIVKIDSDDPSTPSTPIFGNPATLDFWKDHESPTQPPRFDLLEDPPSKLINQFLNKQKATGGDFCLDVDLEMEELRNDRTATASSSSSSNNNNNSSNSNSRSLPPHTANHDDRGKSRRYEAATFSSHISAEEQEKYRNEINESPISSPSSSDEDRDDGNRNRQSTLNRRRSMNNPTDVAAVAGDGQVLKCTSSIQRNYGRMKTKSRLLDPPDATPDRRTDLKSGQLRSENIGRASGMVTRPGEDEEEDPLFDEDLPDEYKRTKFSALTFIEWISLILIVTALICTTSIDKWKVRKFRGLHLWKWEVLILVLICGRLVSGWGIRIVVFFIERNFFMRKRVLYFVYGVKRSVQNCIWLGLVLIAWHSMFDQRVQGNNKFLWYVNTLLVCMIVGTLLWLVKTLMVKVLASSFHVSTFFDRIQESLFNQKVIEALSGPPHIEIKKQQEEEERTMAEVWRLQNAGATLPPDLRPSALQKSGKVNGGGLPPRPMKGVSFKLSGQMAKNMESKNLERNKSQHDDKEIVSMENLHKLNHKNVSAWNMKRLMKVVKKGVLTTLDEQVQHSTEGDDASTQIRSECEAKCAARKIFRNVAKPKSKYIYLEDLMRFLPEQDALKTLNAVEGSTEADKISKASLKSWVVNAFIERRALALTLNDTKTAVDKLHHMVNVIVGLIILVVCLVILEIATSKLLLYISSQIVVVAFIFGNTCKTVFEAVIFVFVIHPFDVGDRCEIDGVQMVVEEMNILTTVFLRYDNLKIIYPNVTLATRPIGNFYRSPDMGDSVDFVVHIGTPVEKIALIKQRIIAYIEIKNDYWYPQPSVVVMNIEQLHMVKLSVWVRHKMNHQNMGDKWKRRALLVEETVKILKELDIEYRLYPIDVNVRAMPPITSTRMPPGWSTPSPAS; this is translated from the exons ATGGACCTTTCTCCTTCCCGCAGGAAGTCCTCCAAATCATTTATGCATGGCCGAAAAATCTCCCTCACCGACGAAGACCTCCTCTACGAAGAGCAGCCCATTCTCTCCGACCATCGCCGCGACTCCACAGAAATCATCGTGAAGATCGACAGCGACGACCCctccaccccctccacccccatCTTCGGGAACCCCGCCACCTTAGATTTCTGGAAAGATCATGAATCCCCCACGCAACCCCCGCGCTTCGACCTTCTAGAAGACCCCCCTTCCAAGCTCATCAATCAGTTCCTCAACAAACAAAAAGCCACCGGCGGCGATTTTTGCCTCGACGTCGATTTGGAGATGGAAGAGCTCCGCAACGACCGCACCGCCaccgcctcctcctcctcctcctccaacaacaacaacaacagcagcaacagcaacagTCGCAGCCTCCCCCCGCACACCGCCAATCACGATGACCGCGGCAAGAGCCGTCGCTACGAGGCCGCCACCTTCAGCAGCCACATCAGCGCGGAGGAGCAGGAGAAATACCGCAACGAAATCAATGAATCCCCAATCTCCTCCCCCTCCTCCTCCGACGAAGATCGCGATGACGGAAATCGCAATCGCCAGAGCACCTTAAATCGTCGCCGATCCATGAACAACCCCACCGATGTCGCCGCCGTTGCAGGCGATGGACAGGTCCTAAAATGTACGTCATCTATACAACGAAATTACGGCAGAATGAAGACTAAATCCCGCCTCCTCGACCCGCCCGACGCCACACCGGACCGCCGCACCGACCTAAAATCGGGGCAGCTCCGGTCCGAGAACATCGGGCGGGCCTCCGGGATGGTGACTCGACCCGGCGAAGACGAGGAGGAGGATCCATTGTTCGATGAGGATTTACCCGACGAATATAAAAGGACCAAATTCAGTGCCTTAACCTTCATCGAATGGATCAGCTTAATCCTAATAGTGACCGCACTAATCTGCACGACCTCCATCGATAAGTGGAAGGTGAGAAAATTCAGAGGTCTGCATCTATGGAAATGGGAGGTTCTGATCCTCGTATTGATCTGCGGGCGGCTGGTGTCCGGGTGGGGGATTCGGATCGTGGTCTTCTTCATCGAGAGGAATTTTTTCATGAGGAAGAGGGTTTTGTATTTCGTATACGGGGTGAAGCGGTCGGTGCAGAACTGCATCTGGTTAGGGTTAGTTCTAATCGCGTGGCACTCGATGTTCGATCAGCGAGTGCAGGGGAACAACAAATTCCTGTGGTATGTGAACACGTTGCTGGTGTGCATGATCGTGGGGACACTATTGTGGCTGGTGAAGACGCTGATGGTGAAGGTGCTGGCATCGTCGTTCCACGTCAGCACCTTCTTCGATCGGATACAGGAATCGCTGTTCAACCAGAAGGTGATCGAGGCGCTATCAGGGCCGCCGCACATCGAGATCAAGAAGCAGCAAGAGGAGGAGGAGCGGACCATGGCGGAGGTGTGGCGGTTGCAGAACGCCGGGGCGACGCTGCCGCCAGACCTGCGGCCGTCGGCGCTGCAGAAGAGCGGGAAGGTGAATGGAGGGGGGCTACCGCCGAGGCCGATGAAAGGGGTAAGCTTCAAGCTGTCGGGGCAGATGGCGAAGAACATGGAATCGAAGAATCTGGAGAGGAACAAGAGCCAGCACGATGATAAGGAGATAGTGTCGATGGAGAATCTGCACAAGCTGAATCACAAGAACGTGTCGGCGTGGAACATGAAGAGGCTGATGAAGGTGGTGAAGAAGGGGGTGCTAACTACGCTGGATGAGCAGGTGCAGCACAGCACCGAGGGCGACGACGCATCCACGCAGATTAGGAGCGAGTGCGAGGCCAAGTGCGCCGCAAGGAAGATCTTCCGCAATGTCGCCAAGCCTAAATCCAA GTACATCTACCTCGAAGATCTTATGCGTTTCTTGCCGGAGCAAGACGCGTTGAAGACCTTGAACGCGGTGGAGGGCTCGACGGAGGCCGACAAGATCAGCAAAGCATCCCTCAAAAGTTGGGTG GTTAACGCCTTCATAGAGCGAAGGGCGTTGGCCCTCACGCTCAACGACACGAAAACAGCAGTGGACAAGCTCCACCACATGGTGAACGTGATCGTGGGCCTGATCATCCTCGTTGTGTGCCTCGTGATCCTTGAGATCGCCACAAGCAAACTCCTGCTCTACATCAGCTCTCAGATAGTGGTCGTAGCCTTCATATTCGGCAACACCTGCAAGACCGTTTTCGAAGCCGTGATCTTCGTGTTCGTGATACACCCCTTTGACGTGGGGGATCGTTGCGAGATTGATGGAGTCCAG ATGGTTGTTGAGGAGATGAACATTTTGACAACAGTCTTCTTGAGATACGACAACTTGAAGATCATCTACCCAAACGTGACCCTTGCTACGAGGCCTATTGGAAACTTCTACCGGAGCCCAGATATGGGTGATTCCGTAGATTTTGTTGTCCACATTGGCACGCCAGTGGAGAAAATCGCCCTCATCAAGCAGAGGATCATAGC ATACATTGAGATCAAGAACGACTATTGGTACCCTCAGCCGTCGGTAGTGGTGATGAACATTGAGCAGCTACATATGGTGAAGTTATCAGTGTGGGTGAGACATAAAATGAACCATCAAAACATGGGAGATAAGTGGAAGAGAAGGGCCCTTTTGGTTGAGGAGACGGTGAAGATCCTAAAAGAGCTGGATATCGAGTATCGTCTCTATCCTATTGACGTCAACGTTCGTGCAATGCCGCCGATCACCTCCACCAGAATGCCGCCGGGGTGGTCTACTCCTTCTCCGGCGAGctga